From Loxodonta africana isolate mLoxAfr1 chromosome 2, mLoxAfr1.hap2, whole genome shotgun sequence, the proteins below share one genomic window:
- the ANKRA2 gene encoding ankyrin repeat family A protein 2 isoform X2: protein MATSTNLDIGAQLIVEECPSSYSLTGMPDIKIEHPLDSNSEEGSAQGVAMGMKFILPNRFDMNVCSRFVKSLNEEDSKNIQDQVNSDLEVASVLFKAECNIHTSPSPGIQVRHVYTPSTTKHFSPIKQSTTLTNKHRGNEVSTTPLLANSLSVHQLAAQGEMLYLATRIEQENVINHTDEEGFTPLMWAAAHGQIAVVEFLLQNGADPQLLGKGRESALSLACSKGYTDIVKMLLDCGVDVNEYDWNGGTPLLYAVHGNHVKCVKMLLENGADPTVETDSGYNSMDLAVALGYRSVQQVIESHLLKLLQNIKE, encoded by the exons ATGGCTACATCAACAAACCTGGATATTGGAGCCCAGCTGATAGTGGAAGAGTGTCCCAGCAGTTATAGTCTAACTGGCATGCCCGACATTAAAATAGAACATCCGCTGGACTCAAATTCAGAAGAAGGGTCAGCTCAGGGTGTTGCCATGGGAATGAAATTCATATTGCCTAATCGATTTGATATGAACGTGTGTTCTCGGTTTGTGAAGTCCTTAAATGAAGAAGATAGTAAAAATATTCAAGATCAGGTTAACTCCGACCTGGAGGTGGCATCTGTCCTATTTAAAG CTGAATGCAACATTCATACATCTCCTTCTCCGGGAATTCAAGTAAGGCATGTCTACACTCCCTCTACAACAAAGCATTTCTCACCCATAAAACAGTCAACTACTTTAACCAACAAACATAGAGGAAATGAGGTCTCTACCACACCTCTATTAGCAAATT CCTTGTCTGTTCACCAGTTGGCTGCTCAGGGGGAGATGCTCTATCTGGCTACTCGTATTGAACAAG aaaatgttATCAATCACACGGATGAAGAAGGATTTACTCCTCTGATGTGGGCTGCAGCACACGGGCAAATAGCTGTGGTAGAATTTCTACTTCAGAAT GGGGCTGATCCTCAACTTTTAGGAAAAGGCCGAGAAAGTGCCCTGTCATTGGCCTGTAGTAAAGGTTACACAGATATTGTAAAAATGCTGCTCGATTGTGGAGTCGATGTAAATGAATATGATTGG AATGGAGGGACACCTTTGCTTTATGCTGTGCATGGAAATCATGTGAAATGTGTAAAAATGCTCTTAG AAAATGGAGCTGACCCAACAGTTGAAACAGACTCCGGATATAATTCTATGGATTTAGCTGTAGCCCTGGGCTACAGAAGTG TTCAACAGGTTATTGAGTCACATTTACTGAAGCTGCTTCAGAATATCAAGGAGTAG
- the ANKRA2 gene encoding ankyrin repeat family A protein 2 isoform X1: MATSTNLDIGAQLIVEECPSSYSLTGMPDIKIEHPLDSNSEEGSAQGVAMGMKFILPNRFDMNVCSRFVKSLNEEDSKNIQDQVNSDLEVASVLFKAECNIHTSPSPGIQVRHVYTPSTTKHFSPIKQSTTLTNKHRGNEVSTTPLLANSLSVHQLAAQGEMLYLATRIEQENVINHTDEEGFTPLMWAAAHGQIAVVEFLLQNGADPQLLGKGRESALSLACSKGYTDIVKMLLDCGVDVNEYDWNGGTPLLYAVHGNHVKCVKMLLENGADPTVETDSGYNSMDLAVALGYRSESKSQKVQSLGQGYKIGSRLSFSF; this comes from the exons ATGGCTACATCAACAAACCTGGATATTGGAGCCCAGCTGATAGTGGAAGAGTGTCCCAGCAGTTATAGTCTAACTGGCATGCCCGACATTAAAATAGAACATCCGCTGGACTCAAATTCAGAAGAAGGGTCAGCTCAGGGTGTTGCCATGGGAATGAAATTCATATTGCCTAATCGATTTGATATGAACGTGTGTTCTCGGTTTGTGAAGTCCTTAAATGAAGAAGATAGTAAAAATATTCAAGATCAGGTTAACTCCGACCTGGAGGTGGCATCTGTCCTATTTAAAG CTGAATGCAACATTCATACATCTCCTTCTCCGGGAATTCAAGTAAGGCATGTCTACACTCCCTCTACAACAAAGCATTTCTCACCCATAAAACAGTCAACTACTTTAACCAACAAACATAGAGGAAATGAGGTCTCTACCACACCTCTATTAGCAAATT CCTTGTCTGTTCACCAGTTGGCTGCTCAGGGGGAGATGCTCTATCTGGCTACTCGTATTGAACAAG aaaatgttATCAATCACACGGATGAAGAAGGATTTACTCCTCTGATGTGGGCTGCAGCACACGGGCAAATAGCTGTGGTAGAATTTCTACTTCAGAAT GGGGCTGATCCTCAACTTTTAGGAAAAGGCCGAGAAAGTGCCCTGTCATTGGCCTGTAGTAAAGGTTACACAGATATTGTAAAAATGCTGCTCGATTGTGGAGTCGATGTAAATGAATATGATTGG AATGGAGGGACACCTTTGCTTTATGCTGTGCATGGAAATCATGTGAAATGTGTAAAAATGCTCTTAG AAAATGGAGCTGACCCAACAGTTGAAACAGACTCCGGATATAATTCTATGGATTTAGCTGTAGCCCTGGGCTACAGAAGTG AAAGCAAGTCACAGAAGGTCCAGTCACTTGGACAAGGTTACAAAATCGGGAGCAGACTGAGTTTTAGCTTCTAG
- the ANKRA2 gene encoding ankyrin repeat family A protein 2 isoform X4 — translation MKKIVKIFKIRLTPTWRWHLSYLKVESYAECNIHTSPSPGIQVRHVYTPSTTKHFSPIKQSTTLTNKHRGNEVSTTPLLANSLSVHQLAAQGEMLYLATRIEQENVINHTDEEGFTPLMWAAAHGQIAVVEFLLQNGADPQLLGKGRESALSLACSKGYTDIVKMLLDCGVDVNEYDWNGGTPLLYAVHGNHVKCVKMLLENGADPTVETDSGYNSMDLAVALGYRSESKSQKVQSLGQGYKIGSRLSFSF, via the exons ATGAAGAAGATAGTAAAAATATTCAAGATCAGGTTAACTCCGACCTGGAGGTGGCATCTGTCCTATTTAAAGGTTGAAAGTTATG CTGAATGCAACATTCATACATCTCCTTCTCCGGGAATTCAAGTAAGGCATGTCTACACTCCCTCTACAACAAAGCATTTCTCACCCATAAAACAGTCAACTACTTTAACCAACAAACATAGAGGAAATGAGGTCTCTACCACACCTCTATTAGCAAATT CCTTGTCTGTTCACCAGTTGGCTGCTCAGGGGGAGATGCTCTATCTGGCTACTCGTATTGAACAAG aaaatgttATCAATCACACGGATGAAGAAGGATTTACTCCTCTGATGTGGGCTGCAGCACACGGGCAAATAGCTGTGGTAGAATTTCTACTTCAGAAT GGGGCTGATCCTCAACTTTTAGGAAAAGGCCGAGAAAGTGCCCTGTCATTGGCCTGTAGTAAAGGTTACACAGATATTGTAAAAATGCTGCTCGATTGTGGAGTCGATGTAAATGAATATGATTGG AATGGAGGGACACCTTTGCTTTATGCTGTGCATGGAAATCATGTGAAATGTGTAAAAATGCTCTTAG AAAATGGAGCTGACCCAACAGTTGAAACAGACTCCGGATATAATTCTATGGATTTAGCTGTAGCCCTGGGCTACAGAAGTG AAAGCAAGTCACAGAAGGTCCAGTCACTTGGACAAGGTTACAAAATCGGGAGCAGACTGAGTTTTAGCTTCTAG
- the ANKRA2 gene encoding ankyrin repeat family A protein 2 isoform X3, with product MATSTNLDIGAQLIVEECPSSYSLTGMPDIKIEHPLDSNSEEGSAQGVAMGMKFILPNRFDMNVCSRFVKSLNEEDSKNIQDQVNSDLEVASVLFKAECNIHTSPSPGIQVRHVYTPSTTKHFSPIKQSTTLTNKHRGNEVSTTPLLANSLSVHQLAAQGEMLYLATRIEQENVINHTDEEGFTPLMWAAAHGQIAVVEFLLQNGADPQLLGKGRESALSLACSKGYTDIVKMLLDCGVDVNEYDWNGGTPLLYAVHGNHVKCVKMLLENGADPTVETDSGYNSMDLAVALGYRSGERYASLPP from the exons ATGGCTACATCAACAAACCTGGATATTGGAGCCCAGCTGATAGTGGAAGAGTGTCCCAGCAGTTATAGTCTAACTGGCATGCCCGACATTAAAATAGAACATCCGCTGGACTCAAATTCAGAAGAAGGGTCAGCTCAGGGTGTTGCCATGGGAATGAAATTCATATTGCCTAATCGATTTGATATGAACGTGTGTTCTCGGTTTGTGAAGTCCTTAAATGAAGAAGATAGTAAAAATATTCAAGATCAGGTTAACTCCGACCTGGAGGTGGCATCTGTCCTATTTAAAG CTGAATGCAACATTCATACATCTCCTTCTCCGGGAATTCAAGTAAGGCATGTCTACACTCCCTCTACAACAAAGCATTTCTCACCCATAAAACAGTCAACTACTTTAACCAACAAACATAGAGGAAATGAGGTCTCTACCACACCTCTATTAGCAAATT CCTTGTCTGTTCACCAGTTGGCTGCTCAGGGGGAGATGCTCTATCTGGCTACTCGTATTGAACAAG aaaatgttATCAATCACACGGATGAAGAAGGATTTACTCCTCTGATGTGGGCTGCAGCACACGGGCAAATAGCTGTGGTAGAATTTCTACTTCAGAAT GGGGCTGATCCTCAACTTTTAGGAAAAGGCCGAGAAAGTGCCCTGTCATTGGCCTGTAGTAAAGGTTACACAGATATTGTAAAAATGCTGCTCGATTGTGGAGTCGATGTAAATGAATATGATTGG AATGGAGGGACACCTTTGCTTTATGCTGTGCATGGAAATCATGTGAAATGTGTAAAAATGCTCTTAG AAAATGGAGCTGACCCAACAGTTGAAACAGACTCCGGATATAATTCTATGGATTTAGCTGTAGCCCTGGGCTACAGAAGTG GAGAAAGATACGccagtctgcctccgtaa